From Pandoraea norimbergensis, the proteins below share one genomic window:
- a CDS encoding outer membrane protein assembly factor BamD, whose product MQALKLVKHLTLAVILVGGVAACGILPEKVDETASWSTNKLYSEAKDSFDGGDYSKAAKYYELLEGRDPFGPHAQQAQINTAYAYYKDNEQAQALTAIDRFIRLHPDSPSIDYAYYLKGLINFNDDLGLFGRFSGQDLSERDPKALRSAYDSFKYLVEHYPTSKYANDAALRMRYAVNAMAAHEVHAAEYYYRRGAYLAAVNRAQSALQDFDKAPALEDALGIMIKSYDKLGMTELRDDTRRVMEKTYPNSGYLTVGHRIDDGTGKKSWWQLWR is encoded by the coding sequence ATGCAAGCCCTGAAACTTGTCAAACATCTTACGCTGGCCGTTATTCTGGTCGGCGGCGTGGCCGCCTGCGGCATTCTGCCGGAGAAAGTCGACGAAACGGCCAGCTGGTCGACGAACAAATTATACTCGGAAGCCAAGGACTCCTTCGACGGTGGAGACTACTCCAAGGCCGCCAAGTATTATGAGTTGCTCGAAGGGCGCGACCCGTTCGGCCCGCATGCACAACAAGCGCAGATCAACACGGCCTACGCTTATTACAAAGACAATGAACAGGCGCAGGCGCTTACCGCCATCGACCGCTTCATTCGTCTGCATCCGGATAGCCCGTCGATCGATTACGCCTATTACCTCAAGGGCCTGATCAACTTCAATGACGATCTGGGTCTGTTTGGCCGCTTCTCGGGGCAAGATCTGAGCGAGCGCGATCCGAAGGCACTCCGCTCGGCGTACGACAGCTTCAAGTATCTGGTCGAGCACTATCCGACCAGCAAGTACGCGAACGACGCCGCCCTGCGCATGCGCTACGCCGTCAACGCGATGGCCGCGCACGAAGTGCACGCCGCCGAGTACTACTATCGTCGTGGCGCGTATCTGGCGGCCGTGAATCGCGCGCAGAGCGCCCTGCAAGACTTCGACAAGGCACCGGCGCTCGAAGACGCACTGGGCATCATGATCAAGTCGTACGACAAACTCGGCATGACCGAACTGCGTGACGACACCCGCCGCGTGATGGAAAAGACGTATCCGAACAGCGGCTATCTGACGGTGGGTCATCGTATCGACGATGGCACTGGCAAGAAGTCGTGGTGGCAACTCTGGCGTTAA
- a CDS encoding RluA family pseudouridine synthase: MTRSIVPDYSVTASFATENAEDSSDDDLDSLPVAFPGALGGTPNSDSDSTSATVAGANDAAPLVATLPDALAGERLDKALAQCFPEYSRSRLQAWVEDGRVMLDGVTAKVRQKVAGGEAVTITPAALPEQQAFTPEPVPLDVVHEDAALAVFNKPAGLVVHPAAGNWSGTLLNGLLHRYGQAAADLPRAGIVHRLDKDTSGLMVVARTLIAQTDLVRQLQARTVKRHYAALVWGRPPLRTVVDAPIGRDPRERTRMAVVHGNGGKPARTRVVTVASAEWESSPVSLVLCSLDTGRTHQIRVHLAHLGHSLLGDPLYKPRHRRPALPGDFSRQALHAWRLGLIHPVDGNAMHWQAPLPDDMCELMAALGLEFDFSTLPDSLDDFFPA, translated from the coding sequence ATGACCCGTTCAATAGTGCCGGATTATAGCGTAACCGCCTCATTTGCCACGGAAAATGCGGAGGACTCGTCTGACGACGACCTCGACTCGCTTCCCGTAGCTTTCCCAGGTGCCCTCGGTGGCACCCCCAATTCCGACAGCGATTCTACCTCTGCCACGGTGGCAGGGGCTAACGATGCTGCACCGCTCGTCGCCACACTCCCCGATGCCCTCGCTGGCGAACGCCTCGACAAGGCACTCGCACAATGTTTCCCGGAGTATTCCCGCAGCCGGTTACAGGCGTGGGTCGAAGACGGCCGCGTCATGCTCGACGGCGTCACGGCCAAAGTCCGCCAGAAAGTCGCGGGTGGCGAGGCGGTCACGATCACGCCCGCAGCGTTACCTGAGCAACAAGCGTTTACACCGGAACCGGTGCCGCTCGATGTCGTTCATGAAGACGCCGCGCTCGCCGTATTCAACAAACCGGCAGGGCTCGTGGTGCATCCGGCGGCCGGCAACTGGTCGGGCACCTTGCTCAACGGTCTGCTTCATCGGTACGGGCAGGCGGCGGCCGACCTGCCGCGCGCGGGTATCGTGCACCGACTGGATAAGGACACCTCCGGCCTGATGGTCGTGGCGCGCACGCTGATTGCCCAGACCGATCTGGTGCGGCAATTGCAGGCGCGTACCGTCAAGCGTCATTACGCAGCGCTGGTGTGGGGGCGCCCTCCGTTACGCACCGTCGTCGATGCCCCGATCGGACGCGATCCGCGCGAGCGCACACGCATGGCGGTGGTGCATGGGAATGGGGGCAAGCCGGCGCGCACACGAGTGGTCACCGTGGCGAGCGCCGAGTGGGAGAGCTCGCCGGTCTCGTTGGTGCTGTGCTCACTCGATACCGGACGGACTCACCAGATTCGCGTGCATCTCGCGCATCTCGGACATTCGCTGCTGGGCGACCCGCTCTATAAGCCGCGTCATCGCCGTCCGGCATTGCCGGGCGATTTCTCGCGTCAGGCGCTGCATGCTTGGCGTCTGGGGCTGATTCATCCCGTCGACGGCAACGCGATGCACTGGCAGGCACCGTTGCCTGACGACATGTGTGAACTCATGGCCGCGCTCGGCCTCGAATTCGACTTCTCAACCCTCCCCGATTCGCTCGATGACTTCTTCCCGGCATAA
- a CDS encoding sugar kinase, whose translation MQQTPQVLAMGEAMVEFNQSPDDARQYLQGFGGDTSNFAIAARRQGVSTGFVSAVGDDLFGRMLLDLWQEEGVDTTTVRVDTQAPTGVYFVSHDETGHHFDYLRAGSAASRYHAQDLPRDALASAQFLHLSGISLAISVNACDAAFDAMSKIRAAGGQVSFDTNLRLKLWPLARARATMREAFSLTDVCLPSWDDVTAVTGLEDRDAILDELLSHGVKVVALKLGREGCYVATPTERRIVAPYPVQALDATGAGDCFGGAFVARLALGDDPFTAARYANICAALSTTGYGAVAPVPRTEQVLALMGA comes from the coding sequence ATGCAGCAAACGCCGCAAGTGCTCGCCATGGGTGAAGCCATGGTCGAATTCAACCAGTCGCCCGACGATGCCCGTCAGTACCTTCAGGGCTTTGGTGGCGACACCTCCAACTTCGCCATCGCCGCACGCCGTCAGGGCGTGAGCACGGGTTTCGTGAGCGCGGTTGGCGACGACCTGTTCGGCCGCATGCTGCTCGACCTGTGGCAAGAAGAGGGCGTCGATACGACGACCGTGCGCGTCGACACGCAGGCCCCGACGGGCGTGTACTTCGTGTCGCACGACGAGACCGGCCACCACTTCGACTATCTGCGTGCCGGTTCGGCCGCCAGCCGGTATCACGCGCAGGATCTGCCGCGTGACGCACTGGCCAGCGCTCAATTTCTGCACCTGTCTGGCATCAGCCTGGCGATCAGCGTGAACGCGTGCGACGCGGCCTTCGACGCTATGTCGAAGATTCGTGCGGCGGGTGGTCAGGTGTCGTTCGACACGAATCTGCGCCTCAAGCTGTGGCCGCTGGCCCGTGCCCGCGCGACCATGCGTGAAGCGTTCAGCCTGACCGACGTGTGCCTGCCGAGCTGGGACGATGTCACCGCAGTCACCGGTCTTGAAGACCGTGATGCGATTCTCGACGAACTGCTCTCCCATGGTGTGAAGGTCGTAGCACTCAAGCTGGGTCGCGAAGGCTGCTACGTCGCAACCCCGACCGAGCGCCGCATAGTGGCGCCGTACCCGGTGCAGGCGCTCGACGCCACTGGCGCGGGCGATTGCTTCGGCGGGGCGTTCGTGGCGCGTCTGGCGCTGGGCGACGATCCGTTCACGGCTGCGCGCTACGCCAACATCTGCGCAGCGCTCTCGACGACCGGTTACGGCGCAGTCGCGCCGGTGCCGCGCACCGAGCAAGTGCTGGCCTTGATGGGCGCCTGA
- the phaR gene encoding polyhydroxyalkanoate synthesis repressor PhaR: MTASKKTDERLIKKYPNRRLYDTQTSTYITLADVKQLVLETEEFKVVDAKTGEDLTRSILLQIILEEETGGVPMFSSAMLSQIIRFYGHALQGMMGTYLEKNIQTFIEIQNKLSDQSKGIYEGAAFNPDVWAQFMNMQAPMMQGMMTNYIEQSKNLFVQMQEQMQSQAKNMFSTFPFPGGPGGPGMPGTPGAPGKDPNKKP; encoded by the coding sequence ATGACCGCGAGCAAGAAGACTGACGAGCGCCTGATCAAAAAGTATCCGAACCGGCGTTTGTACGATACGCAGACCAGTACGTACATCACCCTTGCCGATGTGAAGCAGTTGGTGCTCGAGACCGAGGAGTTCAAGGTCGTTGACGCCAAGACGGGCGAGGACCTGACCCGCAGCATTCTGCTGCAAATCATTCTGGAAGAAGAGACCGGCGGCGTGCCGATGTTCTCGAGCGCCATGCTGTCCCAGATCATCCGCTTCTACGGCCATGCGCTGCAAGGGATGATGGGCACGTACCTCGAGAAGAACATCCAGACCTTCATCGAGATTCAAAACAAGCTGTCCGATCAGTCGAAGGGCATCTACGAAGGCGCGGCCTTCAACCCGGACGTCTGGGCGCAATTCATGAACATGCAGGCGCCGATGATGCAGGGCATGATGACCAACTACATCGAGCAGTCGAAGAACCTGTTCGTGCAGATGCAAGAGCAGATGCAGAGTCAGGCCAAGAACATGTTCAGCACCTTCCCGTTCCCGGGTGGACCGGGCGGGCCGGGAATGCCGGGCACGCCAGGGGCACCGGGCAAAGATCCGAACAAGAAGCCCTGA
- a CDS encoding glutamine amidotransferase — translation MSSPPSAALPVKTLLALRHVHFEDLGTLAPYFRQRGYAIEYVDAPIADLRTLDALSPDLMVVLGGPIGAFDEADYPFVADELALVKARLDAKAPILGICLGAQLMARALGAKVAPLGVKEIGYAPVALTPAGEASPLAALDDVPVLHWHGDQFDIPPGAAHLARTHVGERQAFSLGKHALGLQFHLEADAASIESWLVGHACELGAAGVSPVTLRADARTYQARLADAAPAVVGRWLDALEI, via the coding sequence GTGAGTTCGCCCCCTTCTGCCGCCCTGCCCGTCAAGACCCTGCTCGCCCTGCGCCACGTCCATTTCGAAGATCTCGGCACGCTCGCGCCGTACTTCCGGCAACGTGGTTACGCGATCGAGTATGTGGATGCCCCCATTGCCGATTTGCGCACCCTAGATGCACTGTCGCCCGATCTGATGGTCGTGCTCGGCGGTCCGATCGGTGCATTTGACGAGGCCGACTATCCTTTCGTGGCCGACGAACTGGCGTTGGTGAAAGCGCGTCTCGATGCAAAGGCACCCATTCTCGGTATCTGTCTGGGTGCGCAATTGATGGCGCGCGCGCTCGGTGCGAAGGTGGCGCCGTTGGGCGTGAAGGAGATCGGCTACGCGCCCGTCGCTCTGACACCGGCTGGTGAAGCCTCGCCGTTGGCCGCCTTGGATGACGTGCCGGTGCTGCACTGGCACGGCGACCAGTTCGATATTCCACCCGGCGCCGCCCATCTGGCGCGGACCCACGTCGGTGAGCGTCAGGCGTTCTCGCTAGGCAAGCATGCGCTGGGTCTGCAATTTCATCTGGAAGCCGATGCTGCGAGCATCGAGTCGTGGCTCGTGGGGCACGCGTGTGAATTGGGGGCTGCGGGCGTGAGCCCGGTGACGCTGCGTGCCGACGCACGCACCTATCAGGCACGGCTTGCCGATGCAGCGCCAGCCGTCGTGGGACGTTGGCTCGACGCGCTGGAGATCTGA
- a CDS encoding acetyl-CoA C-acetyltransferase produces MTDIVIVSAARTAVGKFGGSLAKVAAPDLGAIVIDEVLKRAKLKGEDVSEVILGQVLTAGSGQNVARQAAIKAGLPTMVPAMTINKVCGSGLKAVMLAANAIAAGDADIVVAGGQENMSAAPHVLPGSRDGFRMGDAKLVDTMIVDGLWDVYNQYHMGITAENVAKEYGITREMQDAFAAASQNKAEAAQKAGRFDAEIVPVSIPQRKGDPLLFNTDEFVRHGVTAESLASLKPAFSKDGTVTAANASGLNDGAAAVVVMSAKRAEQLGLKPLARIVAYANAGVDPSVMGIGPVPASQRCLARAGWDVKDLDLMEINEAFAAQALAVNKQMGWDTSKINVNGGAIAIGHPIGASGCRILVTLLHEMARRDARRGLASLCIGGGMGVALAVERV; encoded by the coding sequence ATGACGGATATCGTGATTGTGTCGGCTGCGCGCACCGCAGTCGGTAAGTTTGGCGGGTCGCTCGCCAAGGTGGCGGCGCCGGATCTGGGTGCCATCGTGATCGACGAGGTCCTCAAGCGCGCCAAGCTCAAGGGCGAAGATGTGAGCGAAGTGATTCTGGGTCAGGTGCTCACGGCCGGTTCGGGGCAGAACGTGGCGCGTCAGGCAGCCATCAAGGCAGGTCTGCCGACGATGGTGCCGGCCATGACGATCAACAAAGTGTGCGGCTCGGGTCTGAAGGCCGTGATGCTCGCCGCCAACGCGATCGCAGCGGGCGACGCCGACATCGTGGTTGCCGGCGGTCAGGAGAACATGAGCGCAGCCCCGCACGTGCTGCCGGGTTCGCGCGACGGTTTCCGCATGGGCGACGCGAAGCTGGTCGACACCATGATCGTCGACGGTCTGTGGGACGTGTACAACCAGTACCACATGGGTATCACGGCCGAGAACGTTGCGAAGGAATACGGCATCACGCGCGAAATGCAGGATGCGTTTGCCGCCGCTTCGCAGAACAAAGCAGAAGCCGCACAGAAGGCCGGCCGTTTCGACGCCGAAATTGTGCCGGTCTCGATTCCGCAACGCAAGGGCGATCCGCTCCTGTTCAACACCGATGAGTTCGTGCGCCATGGCGTGACGGCCGAATCGCTGGCCAGTCTCAAGCCCGCCTTCTCGAAAGACGGCACGGTCACTGCCGCCAACGCTTCGGGCCTGAACGATGGTGCCGCCGCGGTGGTGGTGATGTCGGCTAAGCGCGCCGAGCAGCTCGGCCTCAAGCCGCTCGCCCGCATCGTCGCGTACGCAAACGCGGGTGTCGATCCGTCGGTAATGGGTATCGGTCCGGTGCCGGCATCGCAACGCTGCCTCGCCCGCGCGGGCTGGGACGTGAAAGACCTTGACCTGATGGAAATCAATGAAGCGTTTGCCGCGCAGGCGCTGGCGGTGAACAAGCAGATGGGCTGGGATACCTCCAAGATCAACGTGAACGGTGGTGCGATTGCCATCGGTCACCCGATCGGCGCGTCGGGCTGCCGTATTCTCGTCACGCTGTTGCATGAAATGGCGCGCCGCGACGCACGTCGCGGTCTGGCCTCGCTGTGTATCGGCGGCGGCATGGGCGTTGCGCTGGCAGTAGAACGTGTGTGA
- the pgeF gene encoding peptidoglycan editing factor PgeF, which produces MTSSRHNLDHAREREQDAFPDDWIVPDWPAPSNVRAVFTTRAGGVSEGPQATFNLGFKADDDPAAVTANRALLASRTGVPSAWVAQVHGPRVVDAQDALDAVRAGEPLQADASATKAIGLASTVMVADCMPVLLCDAQGQAVAAAHAGWRGLCAGVIEQTVQALRARLPQTGTRAEVIAWLGPCIGPQTFEVGPEVREAFLEAATPAERDATLAAFVAHGDPAVGKSLADLCALARLRLAREWVTSVSGGQWCTVSDSARFYSYRRDRTTGRMAALVWRVA; this is translated from the coding sequence ATGACTTCTTCCCGGCATAACCTTGACCATGCACGAGAACGTGAGCAGGACGCATTCCCCGATGACTGGATCGTGCCCGACTGGCCCGCGCCGTCGAACGTGCGCGCCGTGTTCACGACGCGTGCAGGCGGGGTGAGCGAAGGGCCGCAAGCCACGTTTAATCTCGGGTTCAAGGCAGACGACGACCCCGCAGCGGTCACCGCGAATCGTGCGTTGCTGGCGTCGCGCACTGGCGTGCCGTCGGCGTGGGTGGCGCAAGTGCATGGCCCGCGTGTGGTCGACGCACAAGACGCACTCGACGCCGTTCGCGCTGGCGAACCGTTGCAGGCCGATGCGAGTGCCACGAAGGCGATCGGTCTGGCGAGCACGGTGATGGTGGCCGATTGCATGCCCGTCCTGCTGTGCGATGCACAGGGGCAAGCCGTGGCAGCCGCGCATGCTGGGTGGCGCGGGCTTTGTGCCGGTGTGATCGAGCAGACCGTGCAGGCTTTGCGGGCGCGTTTGCCGCAAACGGGCACGCGTGCCGAGGTCATCGCATGGCTTGGCCCGTGCATCGGGCCGCAGACGTTCGAGGTCGGCCCGGAAGTGCGCGAAGCGTTTCTTGAGGCCGCAACGCCTGCCGAGCGCGATGCGACGCTCGCGGCTTTTGTCGCCCATGGTGACCCTGCTGTGGGGAAGTCGCTGGCTGATCTTTGCGCGCTGGCGCGCTTGCGGTTGGCGCGTGAGTGGGTGACGAGCGTGTCAGGAGGGCAGTGGTGTACGGTCAGCGATTCGGCGCGGTTTTACTCGTATCGCCGCGATCGGACGACTGGCCGCATGGCGGCGCTGGTGTGGCGGGTGGCGTAA
- the rimO gene encoding 30S ribosomal protein S12 methylthiotransferase RimO yields MSRPLPAGTPKVGFVSLGCPKALVDSEQILTQLRAEGYAISGTYDGADLVVVNTCGFIDAAVQESLDAIGEALAENGKVIVTGCLGAKKDAAGQDIVTTVHPKVLAVTGPHALGEVMTAVHTHLPKPHDPFSDLVPAAGIKLTPRHYAYLKISEGCNHRCTFCIIPSMRGDLDSRPVAEVMLEAENLFKAGVKELLVISQDTSAYGVDVKYRTGFWNGRPLRTRMTELVTALGELAKQYGAWVRLHYVYPYPHVDEIIPLMAEGHILPYLDVPLQHAHPDVLKRMKRPASGEKNLERIQAWRKACPDLTIRSTFIAGFPGETEAEFEYLLDFLKEAELDRVGCFAYSPVDGAKANELPGALPDEVREERRARFMEVAEEISAERQQRKVGKTIQVIVDEINQDGGVARSAADAPEIDGLVYIEPTAKAAKRLKVGEFVSVTVTGADGHDLWGEVV; encoded by the coding sequence ATGTCCCGCCCATTGCCCGCCGGCACTCCCAAAGTCGGCTTCGTTTCGCTCGGCTGCCCCAAGGCTCTGGTTGACTCCGAGCAAATCCTGACCCAACTGCGCGCTGAAGGTTATGCGATTTCCGGCACCTACGACGGTGCCGATCTCGTGGTGGTCAACACCTGCGGCTTTATCGACGCCGCCGTTCAGGAAAGCCTGGATGCCATCGGCGAAGCGCTGGCCGAGAACGGCAAGGTCATCGTGACCGGCTGCCTGGGCGCCAAGAAGGACGCCGCCGGGCAAGACATCGTGACCACCGTCCACCCGAAGGTGCTCGCCGTGACCGGCCCGCATGCGCTGGGCGAAGTCATGACGGCGGTGCACACGCACCTGCCCAAGCCGCACGATCCGTTCAGCGATCTCGTGCCGGCCGCCGGCATCAAGCTCACGCCGCGCCACTACGCGTATCTGAAAATTTCCGAAGGCTGCAATCACCGCTGCACGTTCTGCATCATCCCGTCGATGCGCGGCGATCTCGACTCGCGCCCGGTGGCCGAAGTTATGCTCGAAGCCGAGAACCTGTTCAAGGCCGGCGTCAAAGAGCTGCTCGTGATTTCGCAGGACACCAGCGCGTACGGCGTCGATGTGAAATATCGCACCGGTTTCTGGAACGGCCGCCCGCTGCGCACGCGCATGACCGAACTGGTCACGGCGCTGGGTGAACTGGCCAAGCAGTACGGCGCATGGGTGCGTCTGCACTACGTGTATCCGTATCCGCACGTGGACGAAATCATCCCGCTGATGGCCGAAGGCCACATCCTGCCGTATCTCGACGTGCCGTTGCAGCACGCGCACCCCGATGTGCTCAAGCGCATGAAGCGTCCGGCGTCGGGTGAAAAGAATCTGGAGCGCATTCAGGCGTGGCGCAAGGCATGCCCGGACCTGACGATCCGCAGCACGTTCATCGCTGGTTTCCCCGGCGAGACCGAAGCCGAATTCGAATACCTGCTGGACTTCCTGAAAGAAGCCGAGCTCGACCGCGTGGGTTGCTTCGCGTATTCGCCGGTCGACGGCGCCAAGGCCAACGAACTGCCGGGCGCACTGCCCGACGAAGTCCGTGAAGAGCGCCGCGCACGCTTTATGGAAGTGGCCGAAGAAATTTCGGCGGAACGCCAGCAGCGCAAGGTTGGCAAGACGATTCAAGTGATCGTCGACGAAATCAATCAGGACGGCGGCGTTGCCCGCTCGGCTGCTGACGCCCCGGAAATCGACGGTCTCGTGTACATCGAACCGACCGCCAAGGCGGCCAAGCGCCTGAAGGTTGGCGAGTTCGTCAGCGTGACGGTGACCGGCGCCGACGGCCACGACCTGTGGGGCGAAGTGGTCTAA
- a CDS encoding 3-ketoacyl-ACP reductase: MTQRIAYVTGGMGGIGTSICQRLYKDGFKVVAGCGPNSPRRVKWLEDQKALGFDFVASEGNVGDWDSTKAAFDKVKAEVGEIEVLVNNAGITRDVVFRKMTHEDWDAVIATNLTSLFNVTKQVIEGMCERGWGRIINISSVNGQKGQFGQTNYSTAKAGIHGFTMALAQEVATKGVTVNTVSPGYIGTDMVRSIRQDVLDKIVATIPVKRLGEPAEIGSIVAWLASEESGFSTGADFSLNGGLHMG; the protein is encoded by the coding sequence ATGACTCAACGCATTGCATACGTGACAGGCGGGATGGGCGGTATCGGTACGTCCATTTGCCAGCGGCTGTACAAAGACGGCTTCAAGGTCGTGGCGGGCTGCGGCCCGAATTCGCCGCGCCGCGTGAAGTGGCTGGAGGATCAAAAGGCGCTGGGTTTCGATTTCGTCGCTTCCGAAGGTAACGTCGGTGATTGGGATTCGACCAAGGCTGCTTTCGACAAGGTGAAGGCGGAAGTGGGCGAGATCGAGGTGTTGGTGAACAACGCCGGTATCACGCGCGACGTCGTGTTCCGCAAGATGACGCACGAGGACTGGGACGCGGTGATCGCGACCAACCTCACGAGCTTGTTCAACGTCACCAAGCAGGTGATCGAGGGCATGTGCGAGCGTGGCTGGGGCCGCATCATCAACATCTCGTCGGTCAACGGCCAGAAGGGCCAGTTCGGTCAGACGAACTACTCGACGGCCAAGGCCGGTATCCACGGTTTCACGATGGCGCTGGCGCAGGAAGTTGCTACCAAGGGTGTGACCGTCAACACCGTGTCGCCGGGCTATATCGGCACGGACATGGTGCGCTCGATCCGTCAGGACGTGCTCGACAAGATCGTGGCGACGATTCCGGTCAAACGTCTGGGCGAGCCGGCCGAAATCGGTTCCATCGTGGCGTGGCTCGCATCGGAAGAATCGGGCTTTTCGACGGGAGCGGACTTCTCGCTCAACGGCGGCTTGCACATGGGCTGA
- the phaC gene encoding class I poly(R)-hydroxyalkanoic acid synthase: MNRASANFDPASFAASFAQQFPSASLSAQDMSQWFSAAQQMFGALPGAVGPTTASAPGAANPFSHLFEMFGAAGNLPQPSPLHVDPARLSALQTEYGREFSELVASFNHPGLDNAPPLGDRRFAGEGWRNPFYALPAALYLLNGRFLMRMAELVDADAKTRERIRFAVEQWVAASSPANFIATNPDAQQRLVQTHGDSLLAGMQHLLVDMGKGKVSQTDEAAFEVGRNVATTEGAVVFENDLIQLIQYKPLTPTVHQRPLLVVPPCINKYYILDLQPENSLVRYAVEQGHTVFVVSWRNPDASLAHKTWDDYVGEGPIAAIDVVREIAGQPQINALGFCVGGTLLAAALAVFAAKGQNGRKSPVASVTLLTTLLDFSDTGVLDVFVDEPHVQYREKTIGGALGQPPGLMRGVELANTFSFLRPNDLVWNYVVDSYLKGNAPQPFDLLYWNGDGTNLPGPMFCWYLRHLYLQNELKQPGVVQTCGVPVDLGTIDAPAYVFGSREDHIVPWTSAFRSLPLLGGERRFVLGASGHIAGVVNPPVKKKRSYWRNDDVGVESGDWLAGATEHPGSWWTDWSDWLAGYAGKRVKAPKSYGNVAYAPIEPAPGRYVKAKA, translated from the coding sequence ATGAATCGCGCCAGTGCCAACTTCGATCCGGCCTCGTTTGCCGCCTCGTTTGCTCAGCAGTTTCCCTCCGCTTCGCTCTCCGCTCAGGACATGTCGCAGTGGTTCAGTGCCGCCCAACAAATGTTCGGCGCATTGCCGGGCGCTGTCGGCCCGACCACCGCGAGTGCTCCCGGTGCAGCGAATCCCTTCAGCCATCTCTTTGAAATGTTCGGCGCCGCAGGCAATCTGCCGCAGCCGTCGCCCTTGCACGTCGACCCCGCGCGCCTGAGTGCCCTTCAGACGGAATACGGGCGTGAATTTTCCGAACTCGTTGCGAGTTTCAACCACCCCGGGCTCGATAACGCCCCGCCGCTGGGTGACCGGCGTTTTGCGGGCGAAGGCTGGCGTAACCCGTTCTACGCGTTGCCCGCCGCGCTTTACCTGCTCAACGGCCGTTTTCTGATGCGCATGGCCGAGCTGGTCGACGCAGACGCGAAGACGCGCGAGCGAATTCGCTTTGCCGTCGAACAGTGGGTGGCGGCGAGCTCGCCTGCCAACTTCATCGCGACCAACCCCGACGCGCAGCAGCGTCTCGTGCAGACGCATGGCGACAGCCTGCTCGCCGGGATGCAGCATCTGCTCGTCGATATGGGCAAGGGCAAGGTGTCGCAGACCGACGAGGCCGCGTTCGAAGTGGGGCGCAACGTTGCCACCACGGAAGGGGCGGTCGTGTTCGAGAACGACCTCATCCAGCTTATCCAGTACAAGCCGCTCACCCCGACGGTGCATCAGCGGCCGTTGCTGGTGGTGCCGCCTTGCATCAACAAGTACTACATCCTCGATCTGCAACCCGAGAACTCGCTCGTGCGCTACGCCGTGGAGCAGGGTCACACGGTGTTCGTCGTGTCGTGGCGAAACCCCGACGCATCGCTCGCGCACAAGACGTGGGACGACTACGTCGGCGAAGGCCCGATCGCGGCCATCGACGTCGTGCGTGAGATCGCTGGACAGCCGCAGATCAACGCGCTGGGCTTCTGCGTCGGCGGTACGTTGCTGGCCGCCGCGCTTGCCGTGTTCGCTGCGAAGGGCCAAAACGGCCGCAAGTCGCCGGTGGCGAGTGTGACGTTGCTGACCACGCTATTGGATTTTTCCGATACTGGCGTGCTCGACGTGTTCGTCGACGAGCCGCATGTGCAGTACCGTGAGAAGACCATCGGGGGCGCGCTCGGCCAGCCGCCGGGGCTGATGCGCGGGGTGGAACTGGCCAACACGTTCTCGTTCCTGCGCCCGAACGATCTGGTGTGGAACTACGTGGTCGACAGCTACCTGAAAGGCAACGCGCCGCAGCCGTTCGATCTGCTTTACTGGAATGGCGACGGTACGAATTTGCCGGGCCCGATGTTCTGCTGGTACCTGCGTCATCTTTATTTGCAGAACGAACTGAAGCAGCCCGGTGTGGTGCAGACCTGCGGCGTGCCGGTCGATCTGGGAACGATCGATGCGCCGGCCTATGTGTTCGGATCCCGAGAAGATCACATCGTGCCGTGGACGTCGGCGTTCCGTTCGCTGCCGTTGCTGGGCGGCGAGCGCCGCTTCGTGCTCGGCGCATCGGGGCACATCGCCGGGGTGGTCAATCCGCCGGTCAAGAAGAAGCGCAGTTATTGGCGCAATGACGACGTGGGCGTCGAGTCCGGCGACTGGCTCGCGGGGGCGACGGAGCACCCGGGAAGCTGGTGGACGGACTGGAGCGATTGGCTCGCCGGCTACGCCGGAAAACGCGTCAAAGCGCCAAAGTCGTATGGTAATGTTGCTTATGCCCCCATCGAGCCGGCGCCCGGCCGCTACGTCAAGGCGAAAGCCTGA